The following proteins are co-located in the Deinococcus metallilatus genome:
- a CDS encoding phytoene desaturase family protein has product MPTHHSRSIGILGGGLAGLALAALLGQRGHAVTVYERDRAGGKLRRVTVGGLVFDTGPGLFTFPEVWRAFLARLGEADPLDLRPLPGGLGVHHTPFGPVPLPVPLDHPLRAAWEAYLRPAQALAPHLGTLLTTPPRLGDPTFRQASAALFRATGGYLTAEAWVRARRLPPALAHAVRTHALNAGLAPQDAPSLYALVPALVADSVLRPAQGMGALLDTLLALGAARGVQVREGSEVVRVDAEAARLTLKGGEVRRHDLLVSALDPARLAALLGRPVRSPVARRTVSGVALYAALPGPAPLPVTSVLPPADFGTFRRAVRAGAWPPDTLALVHADGPRLAVLLTAPATAQDLSPEHPWVRAQVQRVERTLGVPGLLASARDLLALPPSHYAAGGHPGGAIYGAALPAWRGGPLHPQRYHPQPKLWQVGTGVHPGGGIPAILGGALIVDRLMGERGL; this is encoded by the coding sequence CTGCCCACTCACCACTCACGGTCCATCGGCATCCTCGGCGGCGGCCTCGCGGGCCTCGCGCTCGCGGCGTTGCTGGGGCAGCGGGGGCACGCCGTCACCGTGTACGAGCGGGACCGGGCCGGGGGCAAGCTGCGGCGCGTCACGGTCGGCGGGCTGGTGTTCGATACCGGGCCGGGCCTCTTCACCTTTCCGGAGGTGTGGCGGGCCTTCCTGGCCCGGCTGGGGGAGGCGGACCCGCTCGACCTGCGCCCGCTGCCCGGCGGGCTGGGGGTGCACCACACGCCCTTTGGCCCGGTGCCGCTGCCCGTTCCGCTGGATCATCCGCTGCGCGCGGCCTGGGAGGCTTACCTCCGGCCTGCACAGGCCCTGGCCCCGCACCTCGGAACGTTGTTGACCACGCCGCCGCGTCTGGGTGACCCGACCTTCCGGCAGGCGAGCGCCGCATTGTTCCGGGCCACCGGGGGCTACCTCACCGCTGAGGCATGGGTGCGTGCCCGGCGATTGCCTCCGGCCCTGGCACACGCTGTCCGCACGCACGCGCTCAATGCAGGCCTCGCGCCACAGGACGCGCCCTCGCTGTACGCCCTGGTTCCCGCCCTCGTCGCGGACAGCGTGCTGCGGCCCGCGCAGGGGATGGGCGCCCTCCTCGACACGCTGCTGGCCCTCGGTGCGGCGCGCGGCGTGCAGGTGCGGGAGGGGTCGGAGGTGGTCCGCGTGGATGCGGAGGCGGCCCGCCTCACCCTGAAGGGGGGAGAGGTGCGCCGCCACGACCTGCTGGTGAGCGCCCTGGACCCGGCCCGCCTCGCGGCGCTGCTCGGGCGGCCTGTTCGTTCGCCCGTCGCCCGCCGGACGGTGAGCGGCGTCGCCCTCTATGCCGCGCTGCCCGGCCCCGCACCGCTCCCCGTCACCTCTGTCCTCCCGCCCGCCGATTTCGGCACCTTCCGCCGCGCCGTGCGTGCCGGGGCGTGGCCGCCCGACACCCTCGCGCTCGTCCACGCGGACGGGCCGCGCCTGGCCGTGCTGCTCACCGCACCCGCCACCGCGCAGGACCTCAGCCCCGAACATCCCTGGGTGCGGGCGCAGGTTCAGCGGGTCGAACGGACGCTGGGCGTGCCCGGCCTGCTCGCCTCCGCGCGGGACCTTCTGGCCCTGCCTCCCAGTCACTATGCGGCGGGCGGGCATCCCGGTGGCGCGATCTACGGCGCGGCCCTCCCCGCCTGGCGCGGCGGCCCCCTCCACCCCCAGCGGTATCACCCCCAGCCGAAGCTCTGGCAGGTCGGCACCGGCGTTCACCCCGGCGGCGGCATCCCGGCGATTCTCGGGGGGGCGCTCATCGTGGACCGGCTGATGGGGGAG